Proteins from a single region of Pseudomonas sp. 10S4:
- a CDS encoding TetR/AcrR family transcriptional regulator, protein MAQSETVERILDAAEQLFAEKGFAETSLRLITSKAGVNLAAVNYHFGSKKALIQAVFSRFLGPFCISLDKELERRQAKPENKPTLEELLEILVEQALVVQPRSGNDLSIFMRLLGLAFSQSQGHLRRYLEDMYGKVFRRYMMLVNEAAPRIPPIELFWRVHFMLGAAAFSMSGIKALRAIAETDFGVNTSIEQVMRLMVPFLAAGMRAETGVTDTAMATAQLRPRSKSVPAAAKV, encoded by the coding sequence ATGGCCCAGTCGGAAACCGTTGAACGCATTCTCGATGCTGCCGAGCAGTTGTTCGCGGAAAAAGGTTTCGCCGAAACCTCGTTGCGTTTGATCACCAGCAAGGCCGGGGTCAATCTGGCGGCGGTGAACTATCATTTCGGCTCCAAAAAGGCGCTGATTCAAGCGGTTTTCTCGCGCTTTCTCGGGCCGTTCTGCATCAGCCTCGATAAGGAGCTGGAGCGGCGTCAGGCCAAGCCGGAAAACAAGCCGACGCTTGAAGAGCTGCTGGAAATCCTCGTCGAGCAAGCCCTGGTGGTGCAGCCGCGCAGTGGCAATGACCTCTCTATCTTCATGCGTTTGCTGGGTCTGGCTTTCAGTCAGAGCCAAGGCCACTTGCGTCGTTATCTGGAAGATATGTACGGCAAAGTGTTCCGTCGTTACATGATGCTGGTCAACGAAGCTGCGCCGCGTATCCCACCGATCGAACTGTTCTGGCGCGTGCACTTCATGCTCGGCGCTGCAGCGTTCAGCATGTCGGGGATCAAGGCCTTGCGCGCCATTGCCGAGACCGATTTCGGCGTCAACACCTCCATCGAGCAGGTGATGCGCCTGATGGTGCCGTTCCTGGCCGCCGGCATGCGTGCCGAAACCGGCGTCACCGATACGGCCATGGCCACCGCGCAGTTGCGTCCGCGCAGTAAATCGGTCCCGGCTGCCGCCAAGG